Proteins co-encoded in one Arachis hypogaea cultivar Tifrunner chromosome 11, arahy.Tifrunner.gnm2.J5K5, whole genome shotgun sequence genomic window:
- the LOC112723071 gene encoding uncharacterized protein, with amino-acid sequence MGQAFRRASGRIRASSEADIPKPKKVVDPPPPRKVDVSKVTAQPQDTLNADGGSKVNLENVLEERDPKYDAMLGQMLGRITAKPGGKSEMGEAFVVEKSKRPMPKLRDTKPDSGRYEERPVSTGNLNVAQLRHIFLLHEGRDEDHRGPMDVHKIAEKFRIEAVQIQRILQFLSLPPENSNQEKNKSSR; translated from the exons ATGGGTCAGGCATTTCGTCGAGCATCTGGAAGAATACGAGCTTCCTCCGAAGCAGATATTCCCAAACCTAAGAAGGTCGTCGATCCACCGCCGCCACGGAAGGTGGATGTTTCCAAGGTCACCGCACAACCACAGGACACACTAAACGCGG ATGGTGGCTCTAAAGTTAACTTGGAGAATGTTCTGGAAGAAAGAGATCCAAAATACGATGCCATGCTTGGTCAAATGCTTGGTAGAATTACTGCAAAACCTGGGGGGAAATCCGAAATGGGTGAG GCATTTGTGGTAGAGAAATCTAAGAGGCCTATGCCAAAGTTGCGAGATACAAAACCGGATTCTGGTAGGTATGAAGAAAGGCCTGTTTCTACAGGCAATTTGAATGTGGCTCAGTTGCGCCATATCTTCCTCTTGCATGAGGGCAGGGATGAAGATCACAGAGGACCAATGGACGTCCACAAGATTGCTGAAAAGTTCCGGATTGAAGCCGTGCAGATTCAGAGGATCTTACAGTTCCTGTCACTCCCTCCGGAAAATAGCAACCAAGAAAAAAACAAATCATCAAGATAA
- the LOC112723069 gene encoding mitochondrial thiamine diphosphate carrier 2: MEEHSQLKRAIIDSSAGAISGGISRTVTSPLDVIKIRFQVQLEPTSSWALLRKDFAAPSKYTGIFQASKDIFREEGFQGFWRGNVPALLMVMPYTAIQFTVLHKLKTLASGSSKSEDHSSLSPYLSYVSGALAGCAATIGSYPFDLLRTILASQGEPKVYPNMRSAYLDIVQTRGYKGLYAGLSPTLVEIIPYAGLQFGTYDTFKRWAMAWNHRYSNTTTGGNLSSFELFVCGLAAGTCAKLVCHPLDVVKKRFQIEGLQRHPRYGARVELHTYRNMSDALSRIIRSEGWAGLYKGILPSTVKAAPAGAVTFVAYELTSDWLESLST, encoded by the exons ATGGAGGAGCATAGTCAATTGAAGCGTGCCATTATTGATTCCTCTGCTGGGGCAATTTCCGGTGGAATTTCAAGGACAGTAACCTCTCCCCTCGATGTTATTAAGATTAGGTTCCAG GTTCAACTAGAGCCCACATCTTCATGGGCTTTACTACGCAAGGATTTTGCTGCACCATCAAAATACACTGGTATATTTCAAGCATCTAAAGATATTTTCAGAGAAGAAGGTTTTCAG GGTTTTTGGCGGGGGAATGTACCGGCATTGCTTATGGTTATGCCATATACAGCTATACAGTTTACAGTTTTACACAAGTTGAAAACTCTTGCCTCTGGTTCTTCCAAGTCAG AGGATCACAGTAGTTTGAGCCCTTATCTGTCCTATGTCAGTGGGGCATTAGCTGGATGTGCAGCTACAATAGGGTCTTACCCGTTTGATCTTCTCCGAACCATATTAGCTTCTCAGGGGGAGCCAAAG GTGTATCCAAACATGAGGTCAGCATATCTTGATATCGTCCAGACTCGGGGATACAAAGGCTTGTATGCTGGATTGTCACCGACGCTAGTTGAGATTATACCTTATGCAGGCCTACAATTTGGCACCTATGATACATTTAAGCGTTGGGCCATG GCTTGGAACCATAGATATTCCAATACCACCACAGGAGGTAACCTGTCTAGCTTCGAACTCTTCGTTTGTGGGTTGGCAGCTGGAACATGTGCAAAACTTGTCTGTCATCCACTTGATGTAGTCAAGAAAAGGTTTCAG ATTGAGGGGCTTCAGAGGCATCCAAGATATGGAGCAAGAGTTGAGCTTCATACATACAGGAATATGTCTGATGCCTTGAGCCGGATAATACGGTCGGAAGGTTGGGCCGGTCTATACAAGGGGATACTACCGTCAACCGTTAAAGCCGCACCAGCCGGGGCTGTAACATTTGTTGCATATGAGTTGACTTCTGATTGGCTAGAGTCCCTTTCAACTTGA